The following are encoded together in the Drosophila biarmipes strain raj3 chromosome 3L, RU_DBia_V1.1, whole genome shotgun sequence genome:
- the LOC108035354 gene encoding protein odr-4 homolog has translation MRTVLLSKHDELYLEKCAQENQFSYGIIVGHQADLTKSVVVHLARNNEEDADLEDLADVRLTISDINSQALASQWLSASKMCPGSFDVIGIFVSSVRSDVVNEQSPEFKNAKKLFSDIYDLLLKSNSSFGVYTTDIAQTDFVFLSYSLADKKVLCKNYSYGNGGTFSNMEYRFVDKPFEWIQLECSYDLDDVLPILDSTRRVNIEDQFQNIIVSVRKNLLASEVFLQNEVVDDTIDLQAYIKKKKAKVDKLKPTSASGGTATAASNTTDSLPQLASEGVIGSGEPIRASIVLPVKCQLSKPTDIKVREFNGTLHMSGIIATKVFCSPRNSIADVKRFLRDDVLRSLITRIQVYCDGLTDPYVTNEALYISEPPRRVFFSLPSEGPSTSIGAVVQFSEYLFRGEAPTVVVAQAKQILDVELDPETISVEAEGLPDDANFTNANAGADRTEDSRILSSSMPKPELSRSLYMVGIAVALLVLLASVALHYVLADR, from the exons ATGCGCACAGTGCTGCTGAGCAAACACGATGAGCTGTACCTGGAGAAATGCGCACAGGAGAACCAGTTCTCGTATGGCATAATTGTGGGCCAT CAAGCGGACCTCACCAAGAGCGTGGTGGTCCACCTGGCCAGGAACAACGAGGAGGATGCCGACCTGGAGGACCTCGCGGACGTGCGACTGACCATCTCGGACATCAACTCACAGGCGTTGGCCTCCCAGTGGCTGAGCGCCAGCAAAATGTGTCCCGGATCCTTTGACGTCATCG GTATTTTCGTGTCTTCGGTTAGATCCGATGTGGTCAATGAGCAGAGTCCCGAATTTAAGAATGCCAAAAAGCTGTTTTCAGACATATACGA CTTACTCCTGAAAAGCAACAGCTCCTTCGGCGTCTACACCACCGACATTGCACAGACTGACTTCGTATTCCTCTCGTATTCGCTGGCCGACAAGAAGGTACTCTGCAAGAACTACAGCTACGGCAA CGGTGGCACTTTCTCCAACATGGAGTACAGGTTTGTGGACAAGCCCTTCGAGTGGATTCAGCTGGAGTGCAGCTACGACTTGGATGACGTGCTACCCATATTGGATTCAACGCGCCGCGTCAACATCGAAGATCAGTTCCAGAATATTATAGTATCGGTGCGCAAGAATCTGCTGGCCAGTGAGGTGTTCCTGCAGAACGAAGTGGTCGATGATACCATCGATCTGCAGGCCTAtatcaaaaagaaaaaggcCAAAGTGGACAAGCTGAAGCCTACATCTGCGAGTGGAGGCACTGCCACAGCAGCCAGCAACACCACGGACTCCCTGCCCCAGCTTGCGTCGGAGGGAGTCATCGGTAGCGGAGAACCCATCAGGGCGAGCATAGTGCTGCCGGTGAAGTGCCAGCTGAGCAAACCGACGGACATCAAGGTGCGCGAGTTTAATGGAACTCTGCACATGAGCGGCATAATTGCCACAAAGGTTTTCTGCAGTCCTCGCAACAGTATAGCAGATGTGAAGCGCTTTCTGCGCGATGATGTGCTACGTTCCCTGATCACACGCATTCAAGTCTACTGCGATGGACTCACCGATCCCTATGTGACCAACGAAGCCTTGTACATCAGTGAGCCACCAAGGAGGGTTTTCTTCAGCCTGCCTTCGGAGGGACCCAGCACATCGATCGGGGCGGTGGTTCAGTTCTCCGAATACCTATTCCGTGGCGAAGCGCCCACAGTGGTGGTGGCCCAGGCCAAACAGATCCTGGACGTGGAACTAGACCCTGAGACGATTTCTGTGGAGGCCGAAGGACTGCCCGACGATGCAAACTTCACCAACGCAAATGCAGGCGCCGATCGCACAGAGGACTCCAGGATTTTGTCCAGCTCGATGCCTAAGCCAGAACTGTCGCGCAGCCTATACATGGTGGGCATCGCGGTGGCCCTGCTGGTTCTGCTGGCGTCCGTAGCCCTTCACTATGTCCTAGCCGATCGGTAG